The DNA sequence ATGTGTATTTTATAGGTGGATATGTTTTTCAAGAATTTGAACAAGTAATTCTAAACCTTGTTGATCATCTTGATTAAATCTAGACGTGACAGGTGCATCTATATCTAACACACCAATGATTTCTTTGTTATGATATACAGGAATAACAATTTCTGATTTACTATTTGCATCACAAGCAATATGACCTGGAAAAGCATGAACATCTGCTACAAGTTGAGTTGATTGAGTTGAAACGGCAGTACCACAAACACCTTTGCCAATTTCTATATCGACGCAAGCAGGTAATCCTTGAAATGGTCCGAGTTTTAATGCATTATTTTTAATAAGATAAAAACCTACCCAATTGATTTCGGGAAGAAATTGATTGATAAAAGCAGAAGTATTACTTAAGTTTGCAATTAAATCTGTTTCACCTGATAAAAGACCGTCTAATTGTTTACTTAATAATGTATAATTTAGTTGATGTTCTGACATTTCTTAATTCCCCATTTCATTTATTATTTGTATTATAATACTATTTTAAAATTTTGAATATATTTTGCATAGAAAAAGGTTTGTTGGTTAAATGTTTTACGTTATAATAAAGAGAACGATTTAGGAGGAGAATACATAATGGCAATTTATATAACACTTGCAATTATTATCATTATATTAATTGGTATTGGTATAATGTTATGGTTGCGTACTTCAAAGCGCAATTTGATTACTGAGACTGAGCAGCGTAAGCAAAAAATTAAACAACTACCATTTCAAGATGAATTGGCTAAACTTAAAAAATTAAACATTCGTGGTGAAGCCAAAGACAAGTATGACCAATTTAAAAGAGAATGGCAAACCGTTTTACAAGAAGATTTAAAAGTTGTAGATGCAAAGATTCAAGATGCTGATGCAGAATTAGATAAATTTAAATTTTCTCAATCAGAAGAAAGTATTGCTGATGCAAACAAAATTATGGATGGTATTGAAAAGAAATATACGCGTTTAACTCAAAGTGTTAATGAATTAATTACTACTGTTGAAACGAGCGACCAGTCATATAATGAATCTAAGCAAATATACAGAGAAACAAAAAGGGAAGTATTAGCAAACAGACATCAATTTGGGGATGCAGCAGATTTAATTGAGAAAAATATCGAAGCTTTCTTGCCTAGAATAGAAGAATATGAAGAACTTATTCAAGATGGTCATTATATTAAAGCTAAAGGGCATATTGATCAACTGAATAGCGATATGAAACGTATGCAAGAAGATATGAATGAAATTCCATTATTAATTAAAGATGTTCAAAAAGAATTGCCGGGTCAATTCCAAGATTTAAAATTTGGTTGCAGAGATTTGAAAGTCGAAGGCTATAACCTAGAACACGTTAAAGTTGAAAGTACATTACAAACATTGCGTGGAAAACTTAATTTAGTCGAACCATTGATTGGTCGTTTAGAATTAAGCCAAGCTGAGAATATTATTAATGAAATCAATGATTCATTAGACGACATGTACGACTTAATCGAACATGAAGTTAAATCAAAAAATACTGTTGAACAATCTAAAGAAATTATTACAGATGAATTGTTCCATGCTAAAGATATGAACTATACACTTCAAACTGAAATCGAATATGTTAAAGAAAACTATTATATTTCAGAAGAAGATGTTCATAAAGTAAGACAATATGAAAATGAAATTCAAAATCTAATTAGTGTATACGATGAAATTTTAGGCGAAATGGCTAAAACAAACGTAAGATACAGTGAAGTTGAAGATAACTTACTTTATATAGAAGAACACGTTAAAGTAATCAATAGTAACCAACAAAAAATTCAAAATCACTTAGTTTCATTAAGAGAAGATGAAGCAACAGCACAACAAAACACTTTACGTGTACAATCTAGAAAAGAAGAGATCTACAGAAAATTATTAGCTTCGAATTTACCAAGTGTTCCTGAACGATTTATCATTATGAAAAATGAAATTGATCATGAAATTCGTGAAGTGAATAAAATTTTCAGTCAAAGACCTATAAATGTACAATATGTAAAAGATAAAGTAAGTAATATTGTTTTACAGATGAACAAATTCGAAGATGAAACGACAGACGTACTTATTAATGCAGTACATGCTGAAACACTTATTCAATATGGTAATCGTTATAGAAAAGAAAATAACGATTTAAATAAAAGTCTTAATGAAGCAGAAAGACTTTTTGCTAACAATCGATATAAACGTGCGATTGAAATTGCAGAAGCAGCTTTAGATAAAGTAGAGCCAGGAATAAGTAATAAAATCGAAGAAGAAGTAAACAATCAACATTAATATAAAGATAAAAGTGAGATGATGAACCCATCATCTCACTTTTATTGTGTGTTAAATAGTATATCTATCATATTTGACTTATGGTATCATAATATAATGAAAAAAAGAGGTGACAGTATGATATATTTTGATAATGCTGCAACTACAAAACCTCATGAGGATGTTATTCAATCGTATTCTCAAATGAATACACAATATTTCTTTAATCCAAATAGTCCTCATACAGCAGGTGTTAAAATTGCGCATTTAATTGAAAAAGCTAGAGAAAATATAAAACAATATTTAAACTTAAATGATAAGTTTGATGTTATTTTTACAAGTGGCGCAACTGAATCAAATAATATTGCACTACAAGGCATGGCTAGAACGAAAAAACGTTTTGGTAACACGATACTCACGACAAAGATAGAACATCCATCAGTATTAGAAACGATGCGTGGATTAGAAGAACAAGGATTCAATTTAAAATATATTAATACAACGCCAGATGGGAAGTTGAGTATCGATCATTTGATAAAATTATTAAATGATGATGTTATACTCGTAACTTGTATGCATGTGAATAATATAATGGGACAAATTCAACCGATTGAAGAAATTAGTCAGTTATTAAAAAACTATCCTAAAGTTCATTTTCATGTAGATGGTGTGCAAGGATTTGGAAAAGTACCGTTAGACGTCAATTTAGCAGATAGTTATAGTTTAAGTGCACATAAATTCCATGGTTTAAAAGGATCAGGATTGTTAGTGCTTAATCAATTAAAAACAATAAATCCTATTATATTTGGTGGGGGACAAGAGTTTGGCATAAGAAGCGGAACAGTTAATGCCCCAGCAAACGTTGCGTTAGCTAAAGCAATGAGACATATGAATGATCATTTAGAAGAAAATAAAAAAACATTGTCTGATAAAGGATTAAAGATAAGAAGTATAATAGAAGGATATGAAGGTGTATTAATTAATTCACCTAAAGATGCAGCACCATATATCTTAAATGTATCTTTTCCTGGTGTTAAAGGAGAAGTACTTGTAAATGCTTTTTCTAAATACGAAATTTATTTATCTACGACGAGCGCTTGTTCATCTAAAAAAAGTTCTCATAATGAAACGTTAAAAGCAATGGGCTTTTCTAAAAGTCGTATAGAAGGAAGTATTAGAATCAGTATTTCTGCAGATTTAACAGACGAACAAATTGAATTGTTTAAAACAGCCTTTGATAAAGTATATAAAGAAGTGAAGGAGCTATTAATAAATGAATTATGATCACATATTAGTAAGATATGGAGAATTGACATTAAAAACAGGCAATAGAAATATGTTTGTTAATAAATTAAAATCAAATATAAAAAACAGATTGATGCCATTACAAGGATATAAAGTAAGAGCCAATCGAGATCGCATGTATATTGATGTACATGAAGGTTCAGATATTGAAGAAATGATGCAACGTATCACTACTGTTTTTGGTGTGCATTCTGTAAGTCCAGTTGTAAGAATTGAAAAAGACATTGAAGTAATGAAAGAAGTTGCATTACAATTTGCCAATGATTTCAATGATGGCGATACTTTTAAAATTGATGTAAAAAGAGCAGATAAAACATTTGAATTAGATACATTTGAACTTCAAAATACACTTGGCGGACATGTGCTTCAAAATACAGAGAATATAACGGTTAATGTTAAACGACCTGACCATAAAATCAAAGTAGAAGTACGTAAAGACGCTATTTATATGTATAACCGAGTACTCGAAGGTGAGGGTGGATTGCCAGTTGGAACAGGTGGTAAAACATTACTTATGCTTTCAGGTGGTATAGATTCACCAGTTGCTGGTATGGAAGTCATGAAAAGAGGCGTGACAATTGAAGCGATTCATTTCCATAGTCCACCATATACTAGTGAACAAGCTAAACAAAAAGTGATTGATTTAACGAAACAGTTAGCACAATTAACAGGTGACATTAAACTTCATATAGTACCTTTTACAGAATTACAAAAACAAATTCATAAAGTTGTTGAAGAAAGTTTCACAATGACAAGTACGAGAAGAATGATGTTAAGAGTGACAGAAAAAGTAGCACACGAAATTGGTGCTCAAGCTATTGTAAACGGAGAAAACCTTGGACAAGTAGCGAGCCAAACGTTAGGTAGTATGTACGCGATTAATAGCGTGACATCTATGCCAATATTAAGACCGTTACTTACTTTTGATAAAGAAGATATTGTGAAAAAAGCGAAAGCAATTAATACATTCGAATTATCTATACAACCATTCGAAGACTGTTGTACAATCTTTACACCTAAAAATCCAAAAACAAATCCGAAACTTGAAAAAGTAGAATATTTTGAGTCAAAATTTGATTTTGGACCTTTAATAGATGAAGCGGTTGAAAATGTTGAAACGATTACGATTTCAAAACATGACGACATTCAAGAACAAAAAGATAAGTGGATGGATGATCTACTTTAATCATACTTGTAGTATTGAAGTAATAAAGTAGAGGGGATGAAATGATGGATTTTGATATTAATTTACTACTTATCATTATGTTGTTTGGATTAATCGCTGCATTTATTGATTCAGTAGTCGGTGGTGGCGGTTTGATTTCTTTACCAGCATTATTAGCAGTAGGAATGGATCCGGCAGTTGCTTTAGGTACGAACAAATTAGCAAGTTCATTCGGTTCGTTAACGAGTACGTTAAAGTTTATTAAAGCTAAAAAAGTAGATTTTGATATAGTGGGTAAGTTATTTCCATTAAGCTTTATCGGTTCGATACTTGGTGCAATAACTGCTACATACTTACCTCCAGAATATTTTAAACCTTTAGCTATTATCATATTAGCGCTCGTAACGATATATTCAATTGTGAAAAAAGACTGGGGAGACATAAATAATTATAAAAAATTAACACTTAAAAAAGCTATTTTATTTATTGTCGGTGTTACGATGATTGGATATTATGATGGTTTTTTAGGCGGTGGAACAGGTTCGTTTTTCCTATTTATGTTGTTGTTAATTGGATTAGACTTTCTACATGCTGCTGGGAACGCAAAGTTTTTAAACCTTGCTTCTAACTTAGGTGCACTATTTTTATTTATGGCACTAGGACACGTGAATTATATTTATGGATTTTGTATGGCATTTTCAATGGTCATCGGATCTTATCTAGGGGTTACATTTGCGATAAAAAAAGGTGTTTCTTACGTAAAAGTATTATTTATCGTGATAACAACATTATTATTATTAAAAAATGCTTATGACTATGTAATGACTCACTTAATATAAATAAAAACCAGAACAAAATCACGAATGATTTTGTTCTGGTTTTTTGTATTTTTTATAAGAATTTTCTTTGAACTTTACTCCAAAATGAATTTTGAGGTAGTTTAAGTGTTCGTATATATTTATCTTTTATTGTTAATGTTACGAAATCAACTTCTTGAATACTTAGCGCTTCGTTATCTAATCCCATAATTGGATAGTAATTGCCTTCTTTGTCTAAAGTGATTTTCAGTGTTCTTGTATCACCTAGAACGACTGAACTACTAACTGTTCTAAAGTTATTATTATTTAAAGAAGCAATTTCAGTTAGCTGCATACTTCTAATCATAGGGTCAATAATCGCACCATCTAATGATTTATTATAACCTGTTGAACCGGTTGGCGTAGATATTAATAAGCCGTCTCCGTTAAATGCTTCAAAGTATTCATCATCTATATAAATTTCCATTTTCATTGGTTTAATGACACTAGATTTAATGTAGAAGTCATTTAAACACATATATGACATGTGGTCATTTAAATTAACTTCTAATACTGGATATTTGCGTACCATTACTTCATTTGAGTCTATAGATTCTATTAAGTGATTAATATCATCTACACTAAAATCTACATATAGATAATTTTGATCTAAACGCGTTTTAATGCCGACATAAATTTTATCTTTATTGAAGCTCGTTTTACGACATGCTTGTAGAAAACTACCATCACCACCGACAGAAGCTATAATGTCAGCATTTTCATAATTTGAAACAAATTCAAATCCGTGTGGTTCCATTTGTTGTTGAATATTTTTACATGTTTGTAATACGTCTTTATCTTTAGATTTAAAAAGGTAGATACGTTTTTTTGAACTCATAATTAGTTCCTCCCGATAAGTTACAGATGACATGAAAGTCTGTTATTATTATAAATGTAAATATATAAATTGGAAAGGAAGAGACTATGTCAAAAAGAATAGTTGCAATTATTATTGCATTAATACTTGTTATCGGTGGCATCGTGATGAGTGCTGCTGGAATGTTTTTCGATAATACGTTTAATAAAGCAATGTCTGATTCAGATGGTATTAGTGAATCTGTTCAATCAGGTAGCGATAGTAGTAGTAAAATCGTTAAATTATCTGTTGACGGTACAATTCAAGATACTGGAGCAGAAGAATCTTTATTTAGTGGCGGTGGATACAATCACCAATCATTTTTGAAAAAACTTGATAAAATTAAAAAAGATAAAAATGTTAAAGGTGTTTTATTAGAAATTAACTCCCCAGGTGGCGGAACATATGAAAGTGATGAAATACATAAAAAATTAGAAGAAATTAAAGCTAAAGATAAAAAAGTTTATGTACAAATGAAAAATATGGCTGCATCTGGTGGTTATTACATTTCAACTCCAGCTGACAAAATTTATGCAGGACCACAAACTTTAACTGGATCATTAGGTGTTATCATCTCGACAATTAATTACGCTGAATTAGCGAAAAATCTAGGCGTAAAAGATGAATCCGTTGTTTCAGGTAAACATAAACAAATATTAAATCCGATGAAAGACATGTCTAAAGAAGAGAAAAATATTATGCAATCTATCATTGATGACAGCTATAAACAATTTGTTGATGTCATTAAAGACGGTAGACATATGTCTGAAGCAGATGTTAAAAAATTAGCTGACGGAAGAATTTATTCAGCACAACAAGCTAAATCTAATGGATTAATTGATGAAATTGGATATGAAGATGACGCTATTAAAGGTTTGAAAAAAGATATTAAATCTAAGCATGCACAAGTGGTAACGTATGATACTTCTAGTGGATTTATGAACTTACCAATGGCAGCTAAAAGTAAAATGTCATCAATGATAGGGCTTGATAGTATGGGCAAATACGAAGCTTTAGTTAAAGCAAATAAATCACCACAACCAATGTATTTATATGGTGAGTAAGGAGGATTTTAAATGACTGAAACGAGTTACGAACAAGTCGCCTCGTCACGACAACAAAGTGAGATTGAACGAACTGTCAACAAACATTTCTCTCAAATAAAATCCATTATATTTGCGGGATTCTGGGTTCGTTTTATAGCTTTTATTATTGATGTTTTAGCACTAGCTGGTTTCAAAGGTATGGTGTTAAGTCCTATATTTTCATTTACAAACATTCAAGATAAATATTTGTTTGTACCATATTTCAGTGTTGAAAATCTTGCGAGTGCATTAATATTTTATTTGTACTTTGTTTTGATGACTTATTATTTTAAGGCGACACTTGGAAAAATGATTCTAGGTATAAGTGTATATCGCGAAGATGGAACGCCATTAAAATTTAAAGATATTTTATTTAGAGAGTGGATCGGAAGAATTATTTCTGGCGCTTTCATAGGTTTACCATACTTAGTCGTTGCGTTTAATAAAAAACATAAAGGTATTCACGATTACTTTGGTGAAACAGTAGTTTTAAAAAATAAGTATATTGGCTTGCGAAATGATTTTCAAAAGGCAATGAGATAACGTTTTCAAAGTCAAATGAATTTTAAAGTCTCTTTAATCATGATAAAATATATTTATCAAGAATTAAGGAGGCTATTTTTAATGGCACAAGTTACATTTAAGAATGAACCAGTTACACTACTAGGTGAAGAAGTTACTGTAGGTTCAGTAGCACCAGATTTTACTGTATTAGCAAATGATTTATCAGAAAGAACTTTAAACGACTATGAAGGTAAAAAGAAACTCATCAGTGCCGTACCTTCTTTAGATACAGGTGTATGTAGTCAACAAACACGTAAATTCAACGAAGATGCAGCAAATGAACAAGATGGTGTTATTTTAACAATTTCAAATGACTTACCATTTGCTCAAAAAAGATGGTGTGCTGCAGAAGGTTTAGACAATGTTATCACACTAAGTGATCACCGTGACCTTTCATTCGGTGAGAATTTCGGTATTGTGATGCAAGAACTTCGTTTATTAGCGCGTTCAGTATTTGTTTTGGACAAAGATAATAAAGTTGTTTACTCTGAAATCGTAAGTGAAGGAACAGATCATCCTGATTACGAAAAAGCTTTAGAAGCATTTAGAAATTTAAACTAATTAACTAATTAACAACTATTAAAATGCTGTCCATTATATGGGCAGCTTTTTATACGAAAGAGGGCAATTATGACTGAAGAAAAAAATATAATGGAAATATTATTTGAAAAATTGGACGTAAAAAGTAAAGACCTCCATGATGAAAATGGTCAAAGTTATATCGAGAACTTAGGTTTAGCTATGGAAGACTTATACAAGAATCAAAGAGATTTATTAGAGCAATCTACAATTCAAGAACGTAGAAAAGCTTTTCAATTTGCTTATTTAAGTTTGTTAAAAGAAGAAGTGATTCAACCGAATCATCAAATGACACCAGATTCAATTGGTTTCATATTAAGTTACCTTGTAAACTTATTTACTAAAAATAGTAAAGAATTAAACATAGTGGATATTGCGAGTGGTACTGGTCATTTAAGTGCAACTATAAATGAACAAAACCAAGATAAAACTGTGATGCATCATTTAATTGAAGTAGATCCTGTACTTCAACGCGTAAGTATACATCTTGCGAACTTTTTAGAAATTCCATTTGATGTATATCCTCAAGACGCAATTATGCCATTACCTTTAGAAGAAGCAGACGTTGTTGTAGGAGATTTACCAGTAGGATACTATCCTGTTGATGAAAGAAGTAAAGAATTGAAACTAGGTTTTGAAGAAGGACATAGTTATAGTCATTATTTACTTTTAGAACAAGCAGTTGCAGCAACAAGACCTGGCGGATATGTTTTCTTAATCGTTCCAAACAAATTATTTGAAGGCGAAGAAGTGAAACAGCTTCAAAAATATATTGCAACAGAAACGGAAATGCAAGCATTTTTGAATTTCCCAAACACGTTATTTAAGACAGAACAATCACGAAAATCACTTTTAATTTTACAAAAGAAAGATCCTGGAAATACTCATAAAGTTGAGGTATTACTAGCAAATATTCCTGACTTCAAGGCGCAAGCACAATTGCAAACGTTTTTAAGTGAAGTAGATGAATGGATGAAAGAAAATCATCCTTCTTAAACTGTATTAATGCTTGATTCATAACTGTATTAGTGGTTAAATAGTATAGAAAAGTATGATCAGGAGGAAGTCTAAATGACAAAAATTATAGCTATTAACGCCGGGAGTTCATCTTTAAAATTTCAATTATTTGAAATGCCTGAAGAGAAAGTGATAACTAAAGGGTTAATTGAACGTATCGGGTTAAAAAATTCAATTTTTTCAATTTCAGTAAATGGAGAAAAAATTACAGAAACATTAGATATTGAAAATCATGATGTAGCGGTTAACATTATGTTAGATGCGTTGAAAAACCATAACATAATAAATGATATAAATGATATTCAAGGTACAGGACATCGTGTTGTGCATGGTGGGGAAATATTCCCAGATTCAGCACTTGTAACAGATGATGTACTAACTAAGATAGAAACATTAACAGATTTAGCGCCTTTACACAATCCAGCTAACATAATGGGAATTAAAGCATTTAGAAAATTATTGCCAAATATTCCACATGTAGCTGTATTTGATACTTCATTCCACCAAACTATGCCAGAAGAATCATTCTTATATAGTTTACCTTACAATTTCTATAAAGACTTCGGAATTCGTAAATATGGTTTCCACGGGACAAGCCATAAATACGTTTCTGAAAGAGCTGCAATATTATTAGATCGTCCATTAGATCAATTAAGAATTATTTCTTGTCATATTGGTAATGGTGCTTCTATTGCTGCTATTGATGGAGGTAAATCAGTCGATACTTCAATGGGCTTCACACCACTTGCTGGTGTAACAATGGGTACGCGTTCAGGTAACTTAGACCCTGCGTTAATTCCATATATCATGGAGAAAACTGGTAAAAATGCTGAAGAAGTATTGAATATTCTTAATAAAGAATCTGGTTTATTAGGTATTTCAGGTTCTTCAAGTGATTTAAGAGATATTCAACAAGATGCAAATGAAGGAAATGATCGTGCGAAATTAGCATTAGATGTATTTGCTTCAAGAATTCATAAATATATGGGTTCTTATGCTACAAGAATGCACGGTTTAGATGCAATTGTATTTACAGCTGGCGTAGGTGAAAACTCTGACACAGTTCGTGCTAAAGTATTAGAAGGACTAGAATTTATGGGTGTATATTGGGATCCACGCTTAAACACTGGATTACATGGTGAAGAAGCATTCATCAACTATCCTCATTCACCTGTAAAAGTTATCGTTATTCCAACTGATGAAGAAGTAGTCATTGCACGTGACGTATTAAAATTCGGTAATTTAGGTTAATAAACACGAGTTTGGACGAGAATGTCTATACTTCGTAAAACAAAAACAATTCTGAAAGAAATCAATTGATTTTTTACAGGATTGTTTTTTTTATGTTTATAACTAAATTAAAAGGTTATTAGAAGTAAAAGGCGTAAGAGGAGGTTCAATATGAGACCAGAACGTGCGTTAATTCGATTAATTAGAATCGTAATGAGGAAAGTGAGTAAAGAACAAGCTAGAAAACAAAAACAAGAACATAATCAAAATAAATAAAAGAGAGGTTGGGACATATATGTCCCAGCCTCTCTTGTTAATTTATTATTTCTTTTCAAGATGTTCATCGAATAGTTCTTTTGTAGCTACGATTGGTTGGAAGTCTTCAGGCATTGTTTCTGTTCTAACGACTAACACATCACAAGGTGCATTTCTGACGATTGATTCAGAAACTGAACCTACAATAAATCTTTCCACAGCATTAAGACCAGAAGTACCGCACATAATTAAATCTACATCGAATTCAGTTGCTAATTTTTTAGGAATAACAGTTTTTGGAGAACCAAATTCTAATTTAGTTGCAACATTTGTTACGCCATTTTGTTCAGCATTATCTTTATATCCAGATAATATACTTTCGGCAAAACTTGTTGCTTTATTCACGATTTGAGTGTCGTATGCTTCAACACTAGCATATGAACGTGAATCTACAACATTTACAATTGTTAACTTAGCATCATTACGCTTAGCTACAGCTACAGCCTTGTTATAAGCCCATTCTGCTTCTGTTGAACCATCAACTGCTATTAGAATATTTTTGTAATTAAACATATAAACCGCCTCCTTATTCTTTAATTTAATTATATCACAATTTTCTGAAAAAATAAGGAATTATACTTTTAAAGTATAGAAATTACGCCTAATTTTAAAGTGAAGAGAAATAATTAAATGCATATTGATTGAATATTTTGAAATTTAAGAATAAACAGATAATATATTTTATTAATATTTATAATTGCGCTTTCAAAATATCGGCGTTATTATTGAGGCATGGAGGGGATATAAAATGATAATTGGTGTACCAAGAGAGATTAAGAATAACGAAAATAGGGTTGCTTTAACGCCTAGTGGTGTAGCAAGTTTGATTGCTCAAAACCATAAAGTTAAAGTCGAAAAAGGGGCAGGAATAGGTTCACAATTTACTGATGAAGATTACATAGTATCTGGCGCAGAAATTGTAAGCCAAGAAGAAGCATGGAATGTTGATATGGTTATGAAAGTGAAAGAACCACTTAAAGAAGAGTATCAATTTTTCAAAAAAGATTTAATTCTATTTACATATTTACATTTAGCTGCAGAAGAATCTTTAACAAATGCATTGTTAGAAAAAGAAGTGACAGCTATAGCATATGAAACAGTACAGTTAAGTGATCGCTCACTACCATTATTAGCGCCAATGAGTGAAGTTGCTGGTAGAATGTCAGCACAAATTGGAGCTCAATTTTTACAAAAATTTAATGGTGGAATAGGTATACTATTATCAGGCGTACCTGGCGTTAAACGTGGAAAAGTTACAATTATTGGTGGCGGCCAAGCAGGAACTAATGCAGCAAAAATGGCAGTAGGGCTTGGAGCAGATGTTACAATTATTGATTTGAATCCAACACGTTTACAACAATTAGATGATTTATTTGGAGCAAGTGTTCAAACGATGATGTCATCTCCATTAAATATCGAAGAAGCAGTTATAGAAAGTGATCTTGTAATTGGATCAGTGCTTATCCCAGGTGCGAAAGCTCCGAAACTCGTTACAGAAGATATGGTTAAAAAAATGAAACCAGGTTCTGTTTTAGTTGATATAGCGATTGACCAAGGTGGATCATTTGAAACTTCAGATAGAATTACGACACATGATAATCCAACTTATGTTAAACATGGCGTTGTGCATTATGCAGTTGCAAATATGCCAGGCGCAGTTCCAAGAACAGCAACAATCGCATTAAATAATGCAACTACGCCATATGCAATCCAATTAGCTAACAAAGGATATGTTAAAGCATGTCAAGACAATGAAGCATTAGCAAAAGGATTAAATACTATTCATGGTAAATTAACTTATGAAGAAGTAGCAAAAGCATTTGGTAAAGAATTTACACCTTATCAAGAAGTTCTAAAATAAAAACAATGAGCCCACAAAATTAGAACATCTGATTTTGTGGGCTATTTTTTATACTATTTTTGTTCCGTGTACTTCATCGAATGGTATATCGTTTAATAGTGTTGCTAAATTATCTTTGTTTAAACCGCCGCCTGGCATAATTGTTATATGACCTTTAGAGTGTATCAACAATTTTCCGAGATGGTTTAAATTATCAAATATTGACGTTTCTTTTGGACCACCGTGTGTAAGTATACGAGCGAATTGATGATCGATTAACCAGTCTAGTGATTTTAATTGATTATATGGATTAATTGAATCAAATGCCATATGACATACAGCTGGTATTTCACCGCATTCTTGTTTTAATGCGTTCATTTTCCATTCGTCTAAATAGTTATTTTCGTCTAGGCATCCAAATACAAATGCATCGACGTCTAAATTTTTAAGTTGAATTATATCTTGTCTCATCACTTCATAGTCAAAATAGCTATATACATAGTTTCCGCCTCGTGGTCTAATCAT is a window from the Mammaliicoccus sp. Marseille-Q6498 genome containing:
- the sppA gene encoding signal peptide peptidase SppA; its protein translation is MSKRIVAIIIALILVIGGIVMSAAGMFFDNTFNKAMSDSDGISESVQSGSDSSSKIVKLSVDGTIQDTGAEESLFSGGGYNHQSFLKKLDKIKKDKNVKGVLLEINSPGGGTYESDEIHKKLEEIKAKDKKVYVQMKNMAASGGYYISTPADKIYAGPQTLTGSLGVIISTINYAELAKNLGVKDESVVSGKHKQILNPMKDMSKEEKNIMQSIIDDSYKQFVDVIKDGRHMSEADVKKLADGRIYSAQQAKSNGLIDEIGYEDDAIKGLKKDIKSKHAQVVTYDTSSGFMNLPMAAKSKMSSMIGLDSMGKYEALVKANKSPQPMYLYGE
- a CDS encoding RDD family protein translates to MTETSYEQVASSRQQSEIERTVNKHFSQIKSIIFAGFWVRFIAFIIDVLALAGFKGMVLSPIFSFTNIQDKYLFVPYFSVENLASALIFYLYFVLMTYYFKATLGKMILGISVYREDGTPLKFKDILFREWIGRIISGAFIGLPYLVVAFNKKHKGIHDYFGETVVLKNKYIGLRNDFQKAMR
- the tpx gene encoding thiol peroxidase; the protein is MAQVTFKNEPVTLLGEEVTVGSVAPDFTVLANDLSERTLNDYEGKKKLISAVPSLDTGVCSQQTRKFNEDAANEQDGVILTISNDLPFAQKRWCAAEGLDNVITLSDHRDLSFGENFGIVMQELRLLARSVFVLDKDNKVVYSEIVSEGTDHPDYEKALEAFRNLN
- a CDS encoding class I SAM-dependent methyltransferase, with product MTEEKNIMEILFEKLDVKSKDLHDENGQSYIENLGLAMEDLYKNQRDLLEQSTIQERRKAFQFAYLSLLKEEVIQPNHQMTPDSIGFILSYLVNLFTKNSKELNIVDIASGTGHLSATINEQNQDKTVMHHLIEVDPVLQRVSIHLANFLEIPFDVYPQDAIMPLPLEEADVVVGDLPVGYYPVDERSKELKLGFEEGHSYSHYLLLEQAVAATRPGGYVFLIVPNKLFEGEEVKQLQKYIATETEMQAFLNFPNTLFKTEQSRKSLLILQKKDPGNTHKVEVLLANIPDFKAQAQLQTFLSEVDEWMKENHPS
- a CDS encoding acetate kinase produces the protein MTKIIAINAGSSSLKFQLFEMPEEKVITKGLIERIGLKNSIFSISVNGEKITETLDIENHDVAVNIMLDALKNHNIINDINDIQGTGHRVVHGGEIFPDSALVTDDVLTKIETLTDLAPLHNPANIMGIKAFRKLLPNIPHVAVFDTSFHQTMPEESFLYSLPYNFYKDFGIRKYGFHGTSHKYVSERAAILLDRPLDQLRIISCHIGNGASIAAIDGGKSVDTSMGFTPLAGVTMGTRSGNLDPALIPYIMEKTGKNAEEVLNILNKESGLLGISGSSSDLRDIQQDANEGNDRAKLALDVFASRIHKYMGSYATRMHGLDAIVFTAGVGENSDTVRAKVLEGLEFMGVYWDPRLNTGLHGEEAFINYPHSPVKVIVIPTDEEVVIARDVLKFGNLG
- a CDS encoding universal stress protein, whose protein sequence is MFNYKNILIAVDGSTEAEWAYNKAVAVAKRNDAKLTIVNVVDSRSYASVEAYDTQIVNKATSFAESILSGYKDNAEQNGVTNVATKLEFGSPKTVIPKKLATEFDVDLIMCGTSGLNAVERFIVGSVSESIVRNAPCDVLVVRTETMPEDFQPIVATKELFDEHLEKK
- the ald gene encoding alanine dehydrogenase → MIIGVPREIKNNENRVALTPSGVASLIAQNHKVKVEKGAGIGSQFTDEDYIVSGAEIVSQEEAWNVDMVMKVKEPLKEEYQFFKKDLILFTYLHLAAEESLTNALLEKEVTAIAYETVQLSDRSLPLLAPMSEVAGRMSAQIGAQFLQKFNGGIGILLSGVPGVKRGKVTIIGGGQAGTNAAKMAVGLGADVTIIDLNPTRLQQLDDLFGASVQTMMSSPLNIEEAVIESDLVIGSVLIPGAKAPKLVTEDMVKKMKPGSVLVDIAIDQGGSFETSDRITTHDNPTYVKHGVVHYAVANMPGAVPRTATIALNNATTPYAIQLANKGYVKACQDNEALAKGLNTIHGKLTYEEVAKAFGKEFTPYQEVLK